GGAGTTAACGAAATAGATGGTATGGAGCTAAAAGAAGGCGATGCTGCAGCAGTGGCGATCTTGAGACTTTTAGAGCGTGACGGTGAAAAAATAATGAAACCAACATTTGTGATCAAGGAGGGTCAAGTATGGAGCAAACCAGTGGTTAGTAACGAACTGGGAGTAAAAGCTCAGCTTTCGCGTATTGACCCTGTTAGTGGACTTTTCACCTTCTCCATAAGTAGAAGTGAAAGAGAATATATCGTCCTAAAAGTAATAGAAAAACCCCTTATCAATCTACTTTGGTTGGGTATCATTCTACTTATTATTGGAATTACAGTTTCAGCTGTTAGAAGATTTCAAATAGCTTTCAAGTAGAGCTAAATAAAAGCTATTGCAAAAAAATGACGTCCACATAATGGGCGTCATTTTTTTTGAGATTATGATCTATTTGAAATAGATACATTATTAATTATATTTCTAAGGATTTTCTATTTTAATGTTAATCTAAGTGGAATTAGCCAATCAGTAAAAATGAGCTATATCTTTTCACAGACAATTTCTAACTCATAACGAAAGGGTTTCTCAGCTCGTAAAAATGAAATTTAAGAGCTTAGTAAAGTATCACTTCCCTGGCAAAGGAGCTCCCACTGCTACAGCACAATCATGGCCAGGCTTCCCATGAGCCGGATTTACTTTTAAGTTTGCACCAAAATTCGGGATTGAAGCACCAGCACTAATTGCCTGTGGTTCGGTTTGAATAGTAGTTGAATTAGTAGCAGCTGTTGTTGTTTTCGGAGTTGATCCGTCCAAAGGAGCACCTACAGCAACTGCACAGTCATGACCTGGTTGACCATGTGCTGGATTAATTTTTAAATTAGGCGTTAAATTGGGAGTAGAAGCAACTAAGGGTTGAGATTCTGTTGGGACATTTACGGCAGCTGTTGTAGGAACAGATGAAGCTGCTTTGTTTAAAGGGGCTCCAACAGCCACAGCACAATCATGACCTGGTTGACCATGTGCTGGATTAATCCCAGTTGTACTTGGGCTCAAAAATTGACCAGTCATCGTTGGAGGATAATACACCGTTCCGGATGTTTGGTCTACACTTCCTGACGCACTAGTCGTAGGAGGAGGAACAATCACATTACTTGCAGGGACGGTAGTCGTACTACTTTCTATTGAGGATGACTGCAAACCATTGTCAGAGTTACAGGCAACCATACCTAAAAATATAAAACTAGATAGTGATAGAGTGCCCTTACGAATTGTCATATTATTAAGAAATTGTTTCATGATCATATAAATACAATAATAAAGCCAAGATTTGGATTCTTAAATTTAAGCAAAATTGAGAAGGCATAAAAATATACCAGTTATAATGGCTCTACTAAGACTTTATGCAATATTCTGAAAGACATTTTACCGAATTGAAAACAATCGACAAGCCCAAGAGTATAATTGTGATAATTTTAATACAATTCTTGACTGGCATAAAAAGAAAAAACCTCCGAAAATCGGAGGCCTTTCTCAACTTTATAGCCATGAAAACTAATAATCGTCTAAGCTAATTCTAGCTTTAATTCGTTTAATCTCTTTCTAATTGAGGTGTCTATTTGGGTATCTCCTACCTTTAAAACATATCCTCCAATTAGATTTGCATCTATTTTCTCAACCAGCTTTACTGTTTTGCCAGTTGCATCTTTCACTATCTTTAAAAACTCACTTCTTTGATCATCTGTAAGTTCTTCTACTGAAATAACTGTCGCAATCTCTATTTTATTGAGTTCATTATATAATTTATTAAACTCAATTGCGATTGGATAAATCAGTTTCTCTCTGTTCTTCCTTGTTAAGACGTCGAAGATCGAGAAAGTCACTTTATTTACATTATTTTTGAAAATTTTATTTAAAATCTTCGATTTATCGTCGTGACGCACGATTGGGTTGGCCATTACAGCCATAAATTCTCTATCCGCTTTACAAACATCTAGAAAATAAGTCATA
This portion of the Spirosomataceae bacterium TFI 002 genome encodes:
- a CDS encoding ATP synthase F1 subcomplex delta subunit — protein: MSESVVAYRYAKALIDFAIEQKVVEEVSADMTYFLDVCKADREFMAVMANPIVRHDDKSKILNKIFKNNVNKVTFSIFDVLTRKNREKLIYPIAIEFNKLYNELNKIEIATVISVEELTDDQRSEFLKIVKDATGKTVKLVEKIDANLIGGYVLKVGDTQIDTSIRKRLNELKLELA